GCTAATGGAAAGCATCTTCTTAGAATAAAAGACTATCAATAATTACTCCataattaactttaaatttgGTGAAGAGATTTGGAGGGTGCATTAACTGTGATCTTCAACAAGGTTGGGCGTGAACAATACTCGTTGAGTTTCGTAAACTGTCTGGAAACTGACGACTAAAAACATTACGAAATGAGGCTCCACTCTAGAAACGGTCCAcatcatttctttacttttatttgtgAGAATCCTCCTTtaaatgcccccaccccccccccaaatcgaCGGTGTTTACATTAGTACCAATTTggtgtaaaaacaattagaatGAATTGTGCGTTGCAAGTATCATTATAAAGCTATAATGTTAACTAATTTCTTgacaaaaattataccaaatgATATTTGCGAGAAACCGAAACAGCCAGGGCGGTCAAGTTAAACCAAAATATAGAAAACACAAGAACTGTCTTCATAAATTCGCACAGGGAAGGCTATATGTAATAGAGGGCGCAATATCACATTTGTAACCAAAATAAATACCCGCAGGCCCCattgtaaaatgtataaaatctAGTCTGTCGAAGAGCTGTATCGGGGTCGGGGTTGAGGAAACCTCGgtatatatgcattttttttactgtagtTATTGTGGCATATTTATCATAGAGCTCGTTGTACCTGGTATGTATGTTCTCTcgtcacaaaacaaatagaaaacagctttttgacagattttgattcaatttatttatttatttcttactaaAGTAGTAAAATCCACTAACATTGTAGACTATGATATAgactaaacatgttttttctcaACCAAACGAATGTTATAACGTGgaaaattatgaaaggtttCAAGTTACTCTTAACATTTCTCATCTACTGATTTGAACAGTTTATacgtacattaaaaaaaaaaaaaaatggtcgaATCGAATGCATTTATTTTTTGCTGATTAACCTCTGCTTCGCAGAAAAATCTAGTTGCAGGGCGCGATCCAAAGTAGGTGTGTAACCCCCTTTTTTGTACCCCCCcccgaaaatttaaaattgcttATAGGCTTATATACTAACACAACCTTGTGTATAGACCTTTTCATAGACCTAACTTATAACCTAATATGCCCCAGACTACAACATTTCACACATCCCCTAGCTGAGGGGGTGGCTAGAAGAACCCCATTTCCATATACCCTTccttttataatcttcttgtaaAATTTGGTTCGATTAATACTCGCTAGGTTTGTTAAAATTGCCGACCAAATGCAAAATACTATTTGAAAGAAAGAGAGTAGAGAGCAAACGCCTTGTTGAAACGCCCATGAATACATGGCACTGCCGTGTAACAGGTTTTTAGGGGCACTGTCTAACATCTGTGTTAATATGCGGCTCTGTTTGTGTGAGtctaaagctgcattttgcgttagaaattacattttttttttactttcgaaATTGGCTTCGGAATCCAATGCTATATTTTCATCGCACTGGGAGGGAGAACTTCGGGGTCCAATGTGCAGCTCATACTTTGAGGGAcctaatggtatatatatatatatatatatatatatatatatatatatatatatatatatatatatatatatatatatatgtgtgtgtgtgtgtgtgtgtatatttatatagtaaacAAGGAAAACTTTGACAATATTATAAGCGCACATTTTCAGTTATTCAGTGTTGTTTGAAAAATGGTGAATGTGCCATCGGGCCTTTAACCTGTTACCTATCAGTATCTGTCAGTGTGATGTCTATAGCATATATTCTAACTATATTTCAAAGTGCGTTGCTATTTACGATTGTACTTTTAATAACACAATTAAGGGCCTGTTATTTTAAGGACGCACAGCGATcactatatttctatatataactCAATTGAGagagatatatgtatatttatgtctCCAATTTAAGTGCGCCCTGCGTCACAGGTATGGACTCCCCAGTTTTGATTGAGGTTGGGAAATTAATAGCGGAAACGACCAATCAAATTGTTCACTTCGATAAACGTCATTGCTCACATGACCGCGTATTTATGCTATACGGTACCTCTTAAAGGACATGTGACACGGTATAGATCCCTCTCAAATTCATACTAGTGATTCTTTGGATGATAATATAAGTTTATGAATCATTTCGGACGAAAAACATCTCTTACTGCTTTCTAATTAGCTTAATTAAGTCCCGTTCACAACTCTCAAAACGGCTGAATTTGCgacaaatatgcaaatgagatgaCGTACAGAGATGGAGTCACGATATCCTAGCGACGCGTCAGGAGATCAGTGGTCaggaacaacaaaacaacagtaGACACGCAAACGTATTCTTGTGTACGAGACGTATTATAATATTGTACATAGGCCTAAGCATACTCAGTTTTACTACAGTTGCCTGTCTATAATTTCATCAGTTTGTAGGCTATTAACCCTACTCAATAAGTTTCTGAAAGCTAAAGTGATTTCATTTTAAACCGCTGTTACCGACGATGGGAAAATTTTGTATCGCTGGCGGATGCAGCAACTCCAGTAAAGACGGCGTGAGTCTTCATGGATTCCCCAAAAGAGAACCCGTTCGGAAACTTTGGGTAAATGCCGTGAGAAACACCCGCAAAGACTGGCTTCAGCCCACTGCTTATTCGTTTTTGTGCAGTGCACACTTCGATGAGACGTGTTTCAAAGAATTTGTGGGGAGTAGGTTTTCAGAATTTGGACTTTCGCCACATAAACTTCGAAGGCTGAAGGACGATGCTGTGCCAACTTTGTTTGGAAGCAAGGCTAGGCCAAGGCAACAGGAAGGAAGCAGCCCGATGGATAGGCCAGATGTTAGCAGTTCTGGCAGTAATACTAGCAAGCCAAGCGGCAGTGCCATGTCCACCCCAGGGCCGGTCTCTTTCGTGGCCGAAACGGTCGTGAAGAAACGAAAGATCGGTGGAGCTTTCAGGAAAAGAGAACATGCTAGGGTGAGTGCATTCAGACTAGGCCTAGACTAAACTCTTTGCTGGTTTTCCACCTTTCAAATCATTACCCCATTTATGATGATTTAGTAACATAGGCCTAGTCCAAGCTATCACTGAGCAAGGTATCTTCTCATGATCATATTTTTACTATGTACATGTCCTATCCTAATGTTGGGTGTAGGATATGAAAGCGTTAGCCTCAACTTGATCATTTATGTAGAAATGAAGTGATGTTGCTGAGCCTACATTGTGAGGTGGAAGGTATTTGGCATATGGCCTAGGCCTACAATGGATTGTTTTAAAAGTGTGAGAATAGGGCCTACTGTTCTTCCCTAGTTACACTAACCTAACATAACAGTTTCGTGCAGTGCTGTGAGTAACTCATTATTTATTGAGACCAAAGGATAGCACGGTGGGTTCATAGAGCTCATTTTACACATTTAGGATTTTCCAATAATGAGTATTGACAGAGAGTGCACTCCAGCAGCCACCTATTAGCATTTCAATCTGTTTCTGTAGCTAAGAAAATGATTAAGGCCTATTGCTGGGCTCCAACAGTATATAAaattcaaagtggctattcttatgacTCGTTGGgacaataattcccttttgcgCATGCACAGTTGCTATAACGTGGCTACTTTTaagactaggagtactattttcatgaccaggtgtaacaataatttccggttagggttggattgagggttagagttagggttacccctactacatgcgcagttgctttatttactttgaattcgccgatgtcataagaataatttataaataattatgacgactagtcgtaagaatagccacagcCTATAAAATTTAGCAAAATCTGTGAGATGTCAGCAATTTCCAGCTGGTTCGTACATGTATTTGTCACAAGGTAAATTTGTAGTGGTAAACTGATTATATATAATGGCAATAGAGGGTAGGTCATAGGTTGTGAAGTATCCACTCTACCCAAAACCTGAGCTGTAGGCCTGCTTGTCGTCATGTCGATAGATAATGTAAATTGCAAGGAATAAATCTGCTAAATTTGCAACAATATAAGCAAGATGCAAAAGCTTACAACAGAACAAAAGTTTACTTACATGCcatgacatgtacagtattctgCTAGTACCCTGTATTGAAAAAGGCTTTGAAGGCTGAAATATGATTGATTTTCGATTGATAGCCTTCAATTGAATTCATAGGCTGTCAGTTTAAGGCCAGCATCAGTTTTTTGGGCTCATTTCTATACCAGAAGTCAAACACATAAAGGGGTTGATTTCAGTCAGAAAACAGAATAAAATGACAACAGAGGcacaaatatttttcaaagcGATTTTTGTGTTCAGTTTGCTTGttgtaataatttttgtatCTACTTGCAAGTTGCTTATATGCTATTAAAGGCAAAATATTGGCAATAGCCTGACTCAAAGAGACATGATCTGTACGTGTCAATTGCCATATAtagatttcttttcttttcttcatttaacaGAACAATGTTGCTCGCATGAGGCAATGGGAATTTTAGTTCAAGAGGGTTATTGAGTAGGGAAAGAGTTGAGTGTCTTTTTCTATGTGTGGAAAATCACTAAGATGTTGGTACGTTGCGTCTTGCTTCATTGgattttaataaataatgttctttttctttacCATGAAGACCCTTGAAGCTGCAGGGGGTAGCAGTTTATCAGAAAAACCATCGTCTGTTCGAGCACAACCACTCCCAACAGTGCGCGaattaataaaaagaaagaaagcctCTCATCTGGAATCAACACCATTGATGATGGATATTGCATCATCAGAGGTGAGTTTTTTTCTAATTATTCTTTTAACAATATAAATTTCTGTTGCAGTCATACTTACATAAATGACAGTTAAAAAGTATTGTAAATGTTGCTTCCAATAGGTGTGTTGAATTTGAAAAATCTCTAATTAATGATAAAtcttgcatcttagttgttgtGGCAAGAATTGGAAGCTAAGTCTGTCATGAATGGTTTTGATCTATGGGTCAAATTAACATGTCACCTTGATAATAGAATAGTTGAGTGTAGTAGAGGAGAGAGTTAATCTGCATACAGAAACAATGCAACTTTCATCAGTCATGTATTGTTTGCTACTTAGTGAAAACACTTTTGTCAGATATTTTCACTGAATATATAGCAtttcatacaatatatatatatatgtatatatatatatatatatatatatatatatatatatatattgttttattgtttcatacaatatatatatatatatatatatatatatatattgttttattgtgtGCATAATATGTAAGTGTTCATAGACACAAACTACAGAATATCTAAGAACTGAATGGAGTCATGAGCAATGTTTCATCAGTGATTTATCTATCATTTGCATCTCTAGGGTGAAAGTAGTATTGTTGTGGCACCAAGGGATACTGTCAACGTTGAGGTCAGAGATGAGTTGGCCGTGGAGACTGCATTTTTGTCTAAAGGTAATATATCACCTCTGCCCATGCCCTATTGATGATTGTTGTCTGTATAGTTTTTGGTTCCTTTGCTCAAGTACTATTTACTCAAGATAACATGTGTGTTGATGTAAGTAAATGTCAAGAACAGTGGGTTGGTTTGAATTGAAGATTTTCAGTGCCAGATTTCATTTTGCTGATTAAATATGAGGGGTGGGGCCCGAGAAATTTATGCCTGAATTTGGTTCATTCACACAGAATCTATAGAACTTTGGGTTGGTTGAAATACTACTTGACACAATGGTGGGCCCTATTGGTTTTGTTGTGAATATGCTGTATGGTAATGATTTGCAGGTTTTAGCGAATTAATGTGAGATTGACTTCATATATGGTGTGTACATGACTTCATGTTGCTTGACAGTTAAGACATTTGAAATAGACCCAAGGTTGTATTCATGTCATTAATTAGACATTGACATTGAGGATTTCTAAACTACATTGCTAAAACTGttaaacagaagaaaaaccaaTGCAGCCATGTGTTTGTCAAACCCTGTAAGTGCAAATTATTGTCTAGTTAGGTAAGAAACATTTTGCAATGTACATAAATCTCAACCTTCAATTTTTTGAACAGATACCCAGACAGACCGTTCAGAGTATGTTGAGGCATACGTTCAGTGTGCTTTTGTCCCACTGCCACCACTAGAGTTCAGACACACATCTGAGGAGTTTCCAAAGCCAGCTACTCCTAAGCCAGCTACCCCCAAGCCAACCACTCCATTATCAGTTAGCCCTACAAAGCCACCATCAGAACTTAGTGAAGAATCCAGTGAGCCAAACCAGCCATCAAGCCCAATTTATGAGCCTTCTTCTCATTCATCTGATCCCAGTGGTGATCATGGACCTGGATCATCTCCAGTGTAAGAACTATTATCCTTCTTTCTCACATTTGCATGTCAGTTTATGACATATATGTTAACTCAATTCACTACATTAAATACAATGTAGTCAATCCTCTCTCTCAAAGtgtgaaaaaatgaaaattgaagacAAAGACCCAAAAAAAAGTGTGAGCAGATGAATGGGTTGTTTTGTTAGGTAATAATTATCAACAGATCTTGCTGGTTTTTAGAATTCAGCCTTACATGCGTTCGGTCAAGCACACAAAACCTGCCTGCTCTAATGTAAGAAAGTAATATGAAAGGTTTTCATGAAACAGTGGTGTGTGCAATTCTCAAAGTGCAAATGGTTTTCCTGTTACTAGATTTATTCCCCTCCAATTACATTTCTTTTGGCAAATCATAGATGAACAGTATTAgggtctgtttttttttttctgaaggaCTTTGCCTGTTTTGttgattgacatttttcacaccTTCATGATGAAAAAAGGCTGTTCTAAAAAATCCTCAAAAATATAAATTCTGTCTGAATGATCAAATAAAATTGTTTATAAGTGATTTGAATGTGGTCTTTGCAAATTCAGTGAGTGGGAGCTGAAATTTTTGGACATGCCAAATCCCAAACATAGATAGCCCTGACACTGTTCTTTGCATACACTTCCAATGTACTGATGAGTGCATGGTTTGCCAGAaagtctgaaaaaaaaaacttttcaaaacttttttatCTGCAGAAAACCAAATGTTGAGGAGACCAAAGAACGTGTATTTTTGGTGATGGAGAGTTGTCTCCTGCTGCTCTTCAAGTTATGTTCTGCATGCAGTGGAACTGTGGAGGCAGTGGTGTGGAACATTATAGGGTCCATGATAAGGGTCAGGCAGAGGTGTAAAGAGTGTGCCAACATCACCTTCTGGGACAGCCAGACGTTAGTAGGAAACATTCCCCATGGCAACCTGATGATGAGTGCAGGGATTCTGTTTGCAGGATCAAATCCTTCAAAGACCCTGCGGGTCTTTACAAATATGTATTGTCCTGCCATTACAAAACGGACATTTCACAGGCATCAGAGGAACTGGCTGCATCCAACAATCAGCAGAGTTTGGCGGGAGTCGCAGGAGGAGATGATTGAGGGGCTGAAGGAGATCGGTATGGCAGTGAACCTTGGTGGAGATGGAAGGAGTGACAGCCCAGGTCACTCTGCAAAATATGGGTCCTACACTTTCGTTGACCTTGACTGGAACATGGTTCTTCACCAAGAATTAGTACAGGTACTGATATTTAAGATATAAACTTACATTGATTCTACAAATGTACCTTAAACAACTATGTCTTTTGCTCACATTTGATGAAATGAGGCAATCAGAAACAAATCTTTCATATTCCTTgcaattttttcccttttacaGAGCAATGAAGTTTCCAGCAGTAATGCTATGGAACTGGAAGGCCTGAAGCGGGGGTTGCAGTTCTTTGCAGGGCAAAATCTCCAGGTCAACTCTCTTGTGACAGACAGGCACCGttccatttcaaaatatatGAGGGAAGACCAAAGTGAGATTGACCATCGCTATGATGTTTGGCACATAGCAAAAGGTGTCTATTTATTCCACTTTTTAAATGGGTATATTACGGGTGTTGCCAAAATTCAATTAAGCTAATACAGCAACAACTCTCTGTCTTGGTTTAGTGACCAACATACACAATGAATTTTTGTAAGTTTGCCCAAGTTCCTATTGCTACACCATCACTTATAAAACAAATTGTGGTAATCATCCATGATGAGATTACTACCAATgctatgttttgtttcattacgTAAAATTTGGCCTCAAAGTGATTTTTCTGCAATGGACAATTTATTACACTCTGCTTTATATTTTGCAGGTACTTGTAAGAAAATTGACAAGCTGGCGAAAAAGAAAACCTGTGCAGCAGCTGGTGCCTGGGCAAAGAGTGTAAGCAACCACCTCTACTGGGTTGCAGCATCTACACCTGACGGTGATGGTGATGTGATGTTGGCCAAGTGGCTGTCTGTTGCCAATCACATCCAAGATGTGCACCAGCATGATAGTGATCTTTTCCCAAGATGTGTGCATGGAGAATTAAATGTACCAGGAAGAAAGAAGAAGTGGCTGCAACCTAGTAAGTGGTTCTAGGTGTAGGTGTAACTATTATAACATGGGTGGATGTCCATCTCTCTTCTTGATAATCTTACGTTGAGAAATTGGAAggttatacatatacaataaatgcaaaatggtgtccaCGACAACACTAAAAATCTATCCCTTTTTTTTGAACAGGCACCGAAGTTTGTGAGAAAATGGTACAGGTGATAACTGCTAAGTGTTTGCAGAAAGACGTTATGCAGTTGTCATCTGCATATCAAACTTCAAACGTTGAAAGCTTTCACAGTGTAGTTATACACTTTGCCCCGAAGAATACCCACTACAGCTACCATGGAATGATCAGCAGGTAAACATTGTACCACTTTTATCAATTCTAGGCATCAAGGTTTAACTCATGTAGACATTGCACTTACCAGCTGCATAGCCTTAACACCCATTaagaattttaaaatatttggaaacaGATGGATGTCTTTTATTAGTAAcatcatcaatatttaattttcaaaatggttCATACCTATCACTTTCCTAAGTCCACTTTATAAACATGATCTCTGGTAAAAGCAATGCTACTCCCAGTCTTACATTTACTGTGAAACCAgcagaaatgtttgaaagtgAAGATAAGGGGTTGACAATTATCAGTGTATTCTCCACAAGTAATAATATTTATACCCAGGGAAATACTTCAGCAAAACAATGAGCAGGGGTGTTTAGACACCTGCCATTTAATCATACTCAATTCTTATGATTCACATGTTAGTCTTTAATTTTGATTTCAGACTACAGCTTGCTGCTCTCCATTTTAATGAAAATTCAAGCAGATCACAAGCCACCACAAATGAGGGAAAAGAAAGGTTTGCCATGAGGTTCCCAAAGTTTAAGAAAGGCCAAGCCACTGTTTCCAAGGTCCTTACCGATGCAACTTATGGTAAATATTTTTTCCTGCAACTACAGCCTCTTGCAGTGAAATGCAACTTTCATAAGTTATGTAAAGGCAAATTTTTCCATTAAGTCACAGTGTTACTTTTTCCCCTTgaataaatattcttttttattggggTTGCAGGTTATGTAGAGAAACTGACATCAACTCTACTTCAGTTGTGTAAGGCTGGAAGAAGCACTATAGGAGACCTTGAGGAAGCTTCTGCCCCACCACCACTGGCAAGCTCTTATGTCCATCCAGACAAAGAGGAGGCTGTCCAGCAACACAAGAGCAGATATAACTAGTATACAGCTCTACTAATCTAGCCATCTATCCGTCCGTCCATCTGCCATGTTACTATACCACCATACTTGAACAGATTCACttgaacattatatatattttcaaaaataagaaaaactgaTTGTATTGTATGATCATGAAAGTTGAGCACTATGATTGACCAATGGtacaaaaggggggggggggggatgtgggtTATATGAAAGGTTAAATAGTGATCACTTTCACCCATTTTTTTAAAATGCTCAAATGCTGCTTCTACAAATTATATTTAAGTTAATCAGTACTATCGCTTGCCAATGGTACATACTGTATGGGACCCATGTGAAGTTTGTTAcacatttttttatatgaagTGAAATTTATTATGGGGGCAAAATGTTTTCATCTAGCCTGAACATTGCAGGGATAATGTATGGGCCACCCTCCTTGTTCATTAGGGGACATATCCTCTTCCCCATTCTCCTCACCCTGACCCCTCATTTAAGTCTGTTTTTATGTCAAATGAATATTTGAAGTATTTTTTAATCTTGTAGTTGTTATGTTATGTAAGTCTTTCTTTAGCTCTAATTTTCCTTGTTTTAAGCTACAGCTACTTCTTGAGAACTTCTTCAACTTCTTGAAGTAATTGAAAACCGAGGCTTCACACAAGCACATGCATATTCACACACTGCCACATTAAGCACTCATTTATTCCTCATTGTtttgtgaaattaaaaatagttataaatatttgtaaacaatCACAACTTCCAAGTTCATACTTTCTTTTgtcactgattttttttttcttgctttctttAATGTTAGAAAACCATACAAAATCAGCACTTTAAAGTAGATGACCAATGAAGATTTTCATTAATAAAAGAGACACACCTTCTCTTGATTTACCGTTATGTTTATTTACTACACACAAATTTACAGTCGAGGCAATCTAAAACCTTCATAGTTGTCTGATGGAAAAGTGTCTCTAATTTTTAATACGGCACATGCTGGGAGGATCACCCTGACATCTTTTCCCAAAAACTGCCAACAAAACCTCACTAGTTGTCGATACGCCACGTGTCGATACTTCCTACAGAtacaaaagaaaggaaaagaagagagagaaaaagctTGTTCAGTACCAATACTTGCAAGCTGTGTATTGAAAACATACATTAGTTCTGTTTGAATTGTAATCTAATGCTAGTTACAATGTTTAAATGCCAAATGGAGGAACACTTTAAGCATGACATTGAGTGCTGGCCACCCAGATGAATTAAAGTCCATGAGTTGTACCTCTCTTCAATGATCAATAATGACAAGTGCTGCCCAttccattttatttattgtacATTTCAGCATAAAACTGGTGCCGT
This window of the Apostichopus japonicus isolate 1M-3 chromosome 9, ASM3797524v1, whole genome shotgun sequence genome carries:
- the LOC139973742 gene encoding uncharacterized protein — protein: MGKFCIAGGCSNSSKDGVSLHGFPKREPVRKLWVNAVRNTRKDWLQPTAYSFLCSAHFDETCFKEFVGSRFSEFGLSPHKLRRLKDDAVPTLFGSKARPRQQEGSSPMDRPDVSSSGSNTSKPSGSAMSTPGPVSFVAETVVKKRKIGGAFRKREHARTLEAAGGSSLSEKPSSVRAQPLPTVRELIKRKKASHLESTPLMMDIASSEGESSIVVAPRDTVNVEVRDELAVETAFLSKDTQTDRSEYVEAYVQCAFVPLPPLEFRHTSEEFPKPATPKPATPKPTTPLSVSPTKPPSELSEESSEPNQPSSPIYEPSSHSSDPSGDHGPGSSPVKPNVEETKERVFLVMESCLLLLFKLCSACSGTVEAVVWNIIGSMIRVRQRCKECANITFWDSQTLVGNIPHGNLMMSAGILFAGSNPSKTLRVFTNMYCPAITKRTFHRHQRNWLHPTISRVWRESQEEMIEGLKEIGMAVNLGGDGRSDSPGHSAKYGSYTFVDLDWNMVLHQELVQSNEVSSSNAMELEGLKRGLQFFAGQNLQVNSLVTDRHRSISKYMREDQSEIDHRYDVWHIAKGTCKKIDKLAKKKTCAAAGAWAKSVSNHLYWVAASTPDGDGDVMLAKWLSVANHIQDVHQHDSDLFPRCVHGELNVPGRKKKWLQPSTEVCEKMVQVITAKCLQKDVMQLSSAYQTSNVESFHSVVIHFAPKNTHYSYHGMISRLQLAALHFNENSSRSQATTNEGKERFAMRFPKFKKGQATVSKVLTDATYGYVEKLTSTLLQLCKAGRSTIGDLEEASAPPPLASSYVHPDKEEAVQQHKSRYN